From Paenibacillus graminis, a single genomic window includes:
- the glmU gene encoding bifunctional UDP-N-acetylglucosamine diphosphorylase/glucosamine-1-phosphate N-acetyltransferase GlmU, which translates to MKRMAVVLAAGQGKRMKSKLYKVLHPVCGKPMVGHVLDTVKATGCQRTVVVVGHGAEKVKAYVGQDAEYVLQETQLGTGHAVKQAKDLLGGEAGTTVVICGDTPLVTAETLEGLMALHEGQKAAATVLTAVMEQPAGYGRIIRGDDGGVQKIVEQKDCTPEEAAVNEINTGTYCFDNAKLFAALEKVTNSNNQQEYYLTDVIGILRAQGDIVLGYQAHDAAESIGVNDRLALSEAENLMRQRINREHMLNGVTIIDPASTYIAADVVIGADTTLYPGTVLKGKTVIGEDCLIGPSSEIEDSVIMNGAEVKHSVLNQAQVGARTSVGPFAYLRPGAVLGEEVKIGDFVEIKNASIGDGSKVSHLSYVGDATVGKNVNVGCGAITVNYDGYNKSRTEIGDDAFIGSNVNLVAPVTVGKGAFVVAGSTITRSVSENDLAIARVRQENKPGYAEKIRTRAKAKKDQSSPS; encoded by the coding sequence TTGAAAAGAATGGCTGTTGTACTTGCTGCAGGTCAAGGCAAGCGCATGAAATCTAAATTATACAAAGTGCTGCACCCCGTCTGCGGCAAACCGATGGTCGGGCATGTACTTGATACAGTAAAAGCGACCGGATGCCAGCGCACTGTTGTAGTTGTAGGTCATGGCGCAGAGAAAGTGAAGGCTTATGTAGGCCAGGACGCGGAATATGTGCTTCAGGAAACACAGCTCGGTACAGGCCATGCCGTAAAGCAGGCTAAAGACCTTCTGGGCGGTGAAGCAGGCACAACGGTTGTGATATGCGGCGATACACCGCTCGTTACCGCAGAAACGCTGGAAGGCCTTATGGCATTGCATGAGGGCCAGAAAGCGGCTGCAACCGTACTTACGGCGGTCATGGAGCAACCTGCAGGTTATGGAAGAATTATCCGCGGCGATGATGGCGGCGTACAGAAGATCGTGGAACAGAAGGACTGTACTCCTGAGGAAGCTGCTGTGAACGAGATCAATACAGGAACTTATTGTTTTGATAACGCCAAGCTGTTTGCAGCTCTGGAAAAGGTCACGAACAGCAACAACCAGCAGGAATATTATTTGACCGATGTTATCGGCATACTCCGGGCACAGGGGGATATCGTTCTGGGATATCAGGCTCATGATGCTGCGGAGTCTATTGGCGTTAATGACCGTTTGGCCTTGTCGGAGGCGGAGAACTTGATGCGCCAGCGCATCAACCGCGAACATATGCTGAATGGTGTAACTATTATCGACCCTGCTTCCACCTATATCGCAGCTGATGTGGTGATTGGAGCAGACACTACACTCTATCCGGGAACTGTCCTGAAAGGAAAGACCGTAATCGGAGAAGATTGCCTCATCGGGCCTTCCAGCGAGATTGAGGATAGTGTGATCATGAACGGTGCTGAAGTGAAGCACTCCGTGCTGAATCAGGCACAGGTTGGTGCGCGAACCTCGGTTGGGCCTTTTGCCTATTTGCGTCCAGGCGCTGTGCTTGGCGAAGAGGTCAAAATCGGCGATTTCGTCGAAATCAAAAATGCCAGCATTGGCGATGGCTCCAAAGTATCGCACTTAAGTTATGTTGGCGATGCAACAGTTGGCAAGAATGTTAATGTGGGCTGCGGTGCAATTACCGTCAATTATGACGGCTATAATAAATCCAGAACCGAGATTGGCGATGATGCCTTTATCGGCAGCAATGTCAACCTTGTCGCTCCGGTTACTGTGGGCAAAGGCGCCTTTGTCGTTGCAGGTTCGACTATCACACGTTCAGTTTCGGAGAATGATCTGGCCATTGCCAGAGTAAGGCAGGAAAACAAGCCAGGGTATGCTGAGAAGATCCGTACCCGGGCCAAAGCAAAGAAAGACCAGTCGAGTCCATCGTAG
- a CDS encoding ribose-phosphate diphosphokinase, translated as MTYCDSKLKIFTCNSNPKLASQIADYIGIPMGESHTTSFSDGEIQVKLSESVRGCHVYIVQSTCGPVNDNLMELLVMVDALKRASAKSINVVIPYYGYARQDRKARSRDPITAKLVANLIEKAGAHRVITMDLHAMQIQGFFDIPVDHLLGVPILAQYFRSKQIQNPVVVSPDHGGVVRARKLADFLNAPLAIIDKRRPEPNVSEVMNIIGNIEGKTAILIDDIIDTAGTIVLGANALMEGGVKEVYACCTHPVLSGPAHERLENSPIKEIIVTDTIPIRSNNPTSKLKVLSVAPLMGEAIIRVHEELSISKLFEIE; from the coding sequence ATGACTTATTGTGATTCCAAACTCAAGATTTTTACCTGCAACTCCAATCCCAAGCTGGCTAGTCAAATCGCTGATTATATCGGTATTCCTATGGGTGAGTCCCATACCACCAGCTTCAGCGACGGGGAAATCCAGGTTAAGCTCTCAGAGAGCGTCCGTGGCTGCCATGTATACATTGTGCAGTCCACCTGTGGTCCGGTAAATGATAACCTTATGGAGCTTCTGGTTATGGTAGATGCGCTCAAGCGTGCCTCCGCGAAGAGCATCAATGTGGTTATTCCGTATTACGGGTATGCTCGCCAAGACCGCAAGGCCCGTTCCCGCGATCCAATTACGGCCAAGCTGGTAGCGAATCTGATTGAAAAAGCAGGGGCACACCGCGTCATTACTATGGACCTTCACGCGATGCAGATTCAAGGCTTCTTCGATATTCCGGTGGATCATCTGCTGGGTGTTCCGATTCTGGCCCAATATTTCCGCTCCAAGCAGATTCAGAACCCTGTGGTCGTGTCTCCTGACCATGGCGGCGTTGTGCGGGCAAGAAAGCTGGCTGATTTCCTCAATGCACCGCTGGCGATTATCGACAAACGCCGTCCGGAGCCGAATGTCAGTGAAGTCATGAACATCATCGGTAACATCGAGGGCAAAACAGCGATTCTGATTGATGATATCATCGACACAGCCGGAACCATCGTGCTCGGAGCCAATGCTCTGATGGAAGGCGGGGTGAAGGAAGTGTACGCCTGCTGTACCCATCCTGTATTGTCCGGCCCTGCGCATGAACGTCTGGAAAACTCTCCAATCAAAGAAATTATCGTGACGGATACCATTCCAATTCGCAGCAACAATCCAACTTCCAAGTTGAAGGTTTTATCCGTAGCTCCACTCATGGGCGAGGCTATTATCCGGGTTCATGAAGAGCTGTCAATCAGCAAATTGTTCGAGATCGAATAG
- the pth gene encoding aminoacyl-tRNA hydrolase → MKWIVGLGNPGPQYAKTKHNVGFMALDELAARHGIVFNQNKCKSVIGEGMIDGVKTVLIKPMTFMNLSGEAVRAYMDYYKVQLEDMIVVYDDLDTELGKIRLRYQGSAGGHNGIKSIIQHTGTQIFNRVRMGISRPEPGFAIVDYVLSTFPKKDGDKLEKMIQDTGSALEFSLKHTFEQTMAKFNG, encoded by the coding sequence ATGAAATGGATTGTTGGACTCGGAAATCCCGGACCGCAGTATGCCAAGACGAAGCATAATGTCGGCTTTATGGCTTTGGACGAATTGGCAGCCAGACATGGCATAGTGTTTAATCAGAACAAATGCAAGTCTGTTATCGGTGAAGGTATGATTGACGGGGTTAAGACCGTCCTCATCAAACCGATGACATTTATGAATCTTTCCGGGGAAGCTGTCCGTGCCTATATGGATTATTACAAAGTACAGCTTGAAGATATGATTGTCGTATATGATGATTTGGATACGGAATTGGGAAAAATCCGGCTGCGCTACCAAGGAAGCGCCGGAGGCCATAACGGAATCAAATCGATCATACAGCATACCGGTACCCAAATTTTCAACCGTGTGCGGATGGGAATATCCCGCCCCGAACCCGGATTTGCCATCGTTGACTACGTGCTCTCCACCTTTCCCAAGAAGGATGGAGATAAACTGGAGAAGATGATTCAAGATACCGGTTCAGCGTTAGAGTTCAGTCTGAAGCATACGTTTGAGCAGACTATGGCCAAATTCAACGGCTAA
- a CDS encoding anti-sigma-F factor Fin family protein produces MAINYVCRHCRTFLGSIQKSDVTEMQLGLHSLTPAERRDIIAYDSDGEITVKVTCGYCKEALDNNPELSLLASPLQ; encoded by the coding sequence ATGGCAATAAACTACGTATGCAGGCACTGCCGGACTTTTCTGGGAAGCATTCAGAAAAGTGATGTTACAGAAATGCAGTTGGGCCTTCATTCCTTGACCCCTGCGGAGCGCAGAGATATCATAGCGTATGATTCAGACGGCGAGATTACGGTAAAGGTGACTTGCGGTTACTGCAAGGAAGCCTTGGATAATAACCCTGAGCTCAGTCTGCTGGCCAGTCCGCTTCAGTAA
- the mfd gene encoding transcription-repair coupling factor: MLQGIIEAFSKDPDFQSVTRGIAAGMKEQLISGLSGSARQIMLAALHEETGRPLLVVTHNMFSAQKMAEDLQEALSPDRVLLYPANELVAAEAAVSSPETLAQRIDVLTKCAQGFRGVVVVPYSGVRRLLPSPHVMAGAELTISQDGTLVLDDFLMSMIEMGYERVERVENRGELSVRGGIIDFFPMTSPLAYRVELFDDEVDSIRTFDPQDQRSIDKVRSVKITPAKEIIADQMRQDSASTEAAAMLERQLEKMTDRQAKLRLREEMGRELEMLRQGTYFPEIYKYISLLYPERTHLYDYMAQDTLLVLDEPARLLETAKQLERDESEWNLHLLQNGKTLPDLQLSVESDAVMYQRPFQSLFMSIFLRQVPHIQPQNILGFISRGMQDFHGQMNVLKSEMERWHKSGVKVIMLANGEERMERVRRVLYDYGIEEPTILQGNLGSGFELPSIHLAVITEGEMFSQKQRKARKVSKGIDNAERIKSYTELKIGDYVVHQNHGIGKYMGIGTLEVSGIHRDYMHILYAGGDKLSVPIDQIDLIQKYVGSEDKEPKVYKLGGNEWTRVTSKVRSSVQDIADDLIKLYAERQSALGYGFEKDTQEQREFEEMFPYEETRDQLRAIEEIKKDMEQNRPMDRLLCGDVGYGKTEVAIRAAFKSAIEGKQVAVLVPTTILAQQHYETFRERFANYPLNIQVLSRFRSRKEQNETIKGVRQGTVDVVIGTHRLLSQDMVFKDLGLLIVDEEQRFGVTHKEKLKKLKTNVDVLTLTATPIPRTLHMSMLGVRDLSVIETPPENRFPVQTYVVEHSQTLIREAVERELARGGQVYYLYNRVQGIQEMAAQISMLVPEARVGIGHGQMSESELEKTILDFLDGEYDVLVSTSIIETGVDIPNVNTLIVHDADKMGLSQLYQLRGRVGRSNRIAYAYFTYQRDKVLTEVAEKRLQSIKEFTELGSGFKIAMRDLSIRGAGNLLGAEQHGFIASVGFDLYSQMLAEEIRKRKVSVLGEEDTSLKQGNTVIDLSIDAYLPSEYIYDSIQKIEIYKKVAAVATLEDAAELEDELLDRFGELPEAVVNLLSVARLKVYGKLYGMESMVRRGDEVSLNFHEGSTGAFDTAKLAKVGNSFERRVQFDRDAKATIRVKSKDLGDKELLDLLEQFLAAAKQSLKSKGELHNVIK, from the coding sequence TTGTTACAAGGTATTATAGAAGCTTTTTCCAAAGATCCCGATTTTCAGTCGGTTACCCGCGGTATTGCTGCAGGGATGAAGGAACAGCTCATCTCGGGATTATCCGGTTCGGCCAGACAAATTATGCTGGCGGCGCTTCATGAAGAAACGGGACGTCCGCTGCTTGTAGTGACTCATAATATGTTCTCAGCCCAGAAGATGGCCGAGGATTTACAGGAAGCGCTTTCTCCAGATCGCGTACTGCTCTATCCCGCCAACGAGCTGGTTGCCGCTGAGGCAGCGGTCTCCAGCCCTGAGACACTGGCTCAGCGGATTGATGTGCTGACCAAGTGCGCCCAAGGCTTCCGTGGCGTAGTCGTAGTTCCCTACTCCGGCGTTCGCCGCCTGCTTCCTTCCCCTCATGTGATGGCTGGCGCTGAACTGACCATTTCGCAGGATGGAACGCTCGTGCTTGATGATTTCCTGATGTCCATGATCGAAATGGGCTACGAACGGGTTGAACGGGTAGAGAACCGCGGCGAACTCAGCGTACGGGGCGGTATTATTGATTTCTTCCCCATGACTTCTCCCCTGGCCTACCGGGTGGAGCTGTTTGATGATGAGGTGGACTCGATCCGTACCTTCGATCCGCAGGACCAGCGCTCCATCGACAAGGTGCGCAGCGTGAAGATCACACCTGCCAAAGAGATTATTGCCGATCAGATGCGCCAGGATTCAGCTTCTACAGAAGCAGCGGCAATGTTGGAACGGCAGCTCGAAAAGATGACCGACCGCCAGGCCAAGCTGCGCTTGCGCGAGGAAATGGGGCGGGAGCTGGAAATGCTCCGCCAAGGCACTTATTTTCCGGAAATCTATAAATATATCAGCCTTTTATATCCTGAACGCACCCATCTATACGATTACATGGCACAGGATACGCTTCTGGTGCTCGATGAACCGGCCCGGTTGCTGGAAACCGCGAAGCAGCTTGAGCGGGATGAGTCCGAATGGAACCTGCATCTGCTGCAGAACGGAAAAACACTGCCTGACCTGCAGCTTTCTGTCGAGAGTGATGCCGTTATGTATCAGCGGCCGTTCCAGAGCCTGTTCATGTCGATTTTCCTGCGCCAGGTTCCGCATATCCAGCCCCAGAATATTCTGGGCTTCATCAGCCGGGGCATGCAGGACTTCCATGGCCAGATGAATGTGCTGAAATCGGAGATGGAGCGCTGGCACAAATCAGGCGTAAAGGTCATTATGCTGGCCAATGGGGAAGAACGGATGGAGCGGGTCCGCAGGGTTCTGTATGATTACGGGATTGAGGAACCTACGATCCTGCAAGGGAATCTGGGCTCCGGATTTGAACTGCCCTCTATACATCTTGCGGTTATTACTGAAGGAGAAATGTTCTCCCAGAAGCAGCGCAAGGCACGCAAAGTATCCAAAGGCATCGATAATGCTGAACGGATCAAAAGCTACACTGAGCTGAAGATCGGTGATTATGTCGTTCACCAGAATCACGGGATCGGCAAATATATGGGGATCGGGACGCTGGAAGTCAGCGGAATTCACCGTGATTATATGCATATTCTGTATGCCGGAGGCGACAAACTCTCCGTACCCATCGACCAAATTGATCTGATTCAAAAATATGTAGGCTCGGAAGACAAAGAGCCGAAAGTTTACAAGCTTGGCGGCAATGAATGGACAAGGGTTACTAGCAAGGTGCGTTCTTCAGTGCAGGATATCGCCGACGATCTTATCAAGCTCTATGCCGAGCGCCAAAGCGCACTGGGCTATGGTTTTGAGAAGGATACCCAGGAGCAGCGGGAATTCGAAGAGATGTTCCCCTACGAGGAGACGCGCGATCAGCTGCGGGCGATTGAGGAAATCAAAAAGGACATGGAGCAGAACCGGCCAATGGACCGGCTGCTGTGCGGTGACGTTGGTTACGGCAAGACTGAGGTGGCGATCCGTGCCGCTTTTAAATCGGCGATTGAAGGCAAACAGGTTGCGGTACTGGTGCCAACGACTATTTTGGCCCAGCAGCATTATGAGACCTTCCGCGAGCGTTTTGCCAACTATCCGCTTAACATCCAGGTACTCAGCAGATTCCGCAGCCGCAAGGAGCAGAACGAGACGATTAAAGGGGTTCGCCAAGGCACGGTAGATGTAGTTATTGGCACACACAGGCTGCTCTCGCAGGATATGGTCTTTAAGGATCTGGGACTACTGATCGTGGATGAGGAGCAGCGTTTTGGTGTCACCCATAAGGAGAAGCTTAAGAAACTGAAGACAAATGTCGATGTGCTGACGCTTACGGCGACACCTATTCCCCGTACCCTGCATATGTCAATGCTCGGTGTGCGGGACTTGTCCGTTATTGAGACGCCGCCGGAGAACCGTTTTCCTGTACAGACGTATGTGGTGGAACACAGCCAGACGCTTATCCGTGAGGCGGTGGAACGCGAACTGGCCCGGGGTGGACAGGTCTATTATCTCTATAACCGTGTCCAGGGAATCCAGGAAATGGCCGCGCAGATCTCCATGCTCGTTCCCGAAGCCCGGGTCGGCATCGGCCATGGCCAAATGTCGGAGTCAGAGCTGGAGAAGACCATTCTTGACTTTCTGGATGGGGAGTATGACGTGCTGGTCAGCACGAGCATCATCGAGACCGGAGTGGATATTCCCAACGTCAACACCCTGATTGTCCATGATGCCGATAAAATGGGATTGTCCCAGCTGTACCAGCTGCGCGGGCGGGTAGGCCGCTCCAACCGGATTGCCTATGCCTATTTTACTTACCAGCGCGACAAGGTGCTTACTGAGGTAGCCGAAAAACGCCTGCAGTCGATCAAGGAATTCACAGAGCTGGGTTCAGGCTTCAAAATCGCTATGCGCGACCTCTCCATTCGCGGAGCGGGCAATTTGCTTGGCGCCGAACAGCATGGGTTCATTGCCTCTGTCGGGTTTGACCTCTATTCGCAGATGCTTGCGGAGGAGATCCGCAAACGCAAAGTCAGTGTGCTCGGCGAGGAAGACACGTCTCTTAAGCAAGGCAATACGGTCATTGATTTGTCGATTGATGCTTATCTGCCATCTGAATATATTTACGACAGCATTCAAAAAATTGAGATATATAAAAAGGTTGCCGCTGTGGCTACGCTTGAGGATGCCGCTGAGCTGGAAGATGAGCTGCTGGACCGCTTCGGAGAACTGCCAGAAGCTGTAGTCAACCTGTTGTCCGTTGCCCGCCTGAAGGTGTACGGCAAGCTTTACGGCATGGAATCGATGGTCCGGCGGGGCGATGAAGTTTCGCTCAACTTCCATGAAGGCAGCACCGGTGCTTTTGACACGGCGAAGCTTGCTAAAGTTGGAAATAGCTTTGAAAGACGTGTACAATTTGATAGGGACGCCAAAGCAACCATCCGCGTGAAATCGAAGGACCTGGGGGATAAGGAGCTGCTTGACTTGCTGGAACAGTTCCTGGCGGCGGCCAAACAGTCTTTAAAATCGAAGGGAGAACTACACAATGTCATCAAATAA
- a CDS encoding peptidylprolyl isomerase: MSSNKTKSWKVLLVSLAAAVSFSMLAACSNNNSSNGAGDNSKAVATYKGGTITENEFDMDTRVMKLLSPQQAAYLEIDAFKESILKQEVAFEYLAGKATDAAKKEAEKQADQQVNSIKTGLGDTYESTLKQASLTEGDIRSYMLRVLTVYQDMLLKVKDDQVKTEFEKTKGDFTVATLRHVLIGLKDAAGKERTDADALKLAKEVKAKLDGGADFAATAKEYSDDTGSKDAGGEIKDKALGGYVEEFKQAAQTLPLNTISDPVKTTFGYHIIKVESRTETTFDKLTAEQKETIKGSLASQGLESFLEKDLGSLDVKINLPKSSAPAGKSGTSNGGTEPTTAPSAEAPAVTAAPK, from the coding sequence ATGTCATCAAATAAAACAAAATCATGGAAAGTGCTGCTCGTTTCACTGGCGGCGGCAGTTTCCTTCTCCATGCTGGCAGCCTGCAGCAACAACAATAGCAGCAATGGCGCTGGGGATAACAGCAAAGCTGTAGCCACCTACAAAGGCGGCACCATAACCGAAAATGAATTTGATATGGATACACGGGTGATGAAGCTCCTGTCGCCGCAGCAGGCTGCGTACTTAGAAATTGACGCCTTCAAGGAGTCCATTCTGAAGCAGGAGGTCGCTTTCGAATATCTTGCCGGCAAAGCGACAGATGCTGCGAAGAAGGAAGCCGAGAAGCAAGCGGATCAACAAGTGAACTCCATCAAGACTGGCCTTGGTGACACTTACGAAAGTACCCTTAAGCAAGCCAGTTTGACTGAAGGCGATATCCGTTCCTATATGCTGCGTGTGCTTACCGTGTATCAGGATATGCTGCTTAAGGTAAAAGACGACCAGGTAAAGACTGAATTTGAAAAGACTAAAGGCGACTTCACCGTAGCTACGCTTCGTCATGTGCTGATCGGTCTGAAGGATGCTGCAGGCAAGGAACGCACCGATGCAGACGCCTTGAAGCTGGCGAAGGAAGTCAAGGCGAAGCTGGATGGCGGGGCGGATTTTGCCGCAACAGCCAAAGAATATTCCGACGATACGGGGTCCAAGGATGCCGGCGGCGAAATTAAGGACAAGGCGCTTGGAGGCTACGTGGAGGAATTCAAGCAGGCAGCCCAGACCCTGCCGCTGAACACGATCAGCGATCCCGTCAAAACAACCTTTGGTTATCACATTATAAAAGTGGAATCCCGTACAGAGACAACCTTCGACAAGCTGACCGCTGAGCAGAAGGAAACCATTAAGGGATCACTCGCGTCCCAGGGATTGGAATCGTTCCTCGAAAAGGATCTAGGGTCGCTTGATGTTAAAATCAATCTGCCGAAGAGCTCTGCGCCTGCTGGTAAATCAGGAACATCCAATGGCGGAACTGAGCCTACAACCGCACCAAGCGCTGAAGCTCCGGCTGTTACGGCAGCACCTAAATAA